A single genomic interval of Cervus elaphus chromosome 19, mCerEla1.1, whole genome shotgun sequence harbors:
- the ZIC4 gene encoding LOW QUALITY PROTEIN: zinc finger protein ZIC 4 (The sequence of the model RefSeq protein was modified relative to this genomic sequence to represent the inferred CDS: deleted 1 base in 1 codon), giving the protein MPPFCRNVKLGFLSFLICAERSLLPLGTDAFWLERIENNKTLWEKAQSQKMKSKTSLVMRKRIRLYRNALKESSSSSGHHGPQLAAASSPSVFPGLHEQPPQASPGGTLNGLLRLGLPGDMYARPEPFPPGPVARSDALAAAAALHGYGGMNLTVNLAAPHGPGAFFRYMRQPIKQELICKWLAADGPVPPRLCSKTFSTMHELVTHVTVEHVGGPEQANHVCFWEECPRQGKPFKAKYKLVNHIRVHTGEKPFPCPFPGCGKVFARSENLKIHKRTHTGEKPFRCEFDGCERRFANSSDRKKHSHVHTSDKPYACKVRGCDKCYTHPSSLRKHMKVHGRSPPPPGSGYDSAAPSALVSPSSDFGREPAAASSATAAAARGADLSE; this is encoded by the exons ATGCCGCCCTTCTGTAGGAATGTGAAGTTGggcttcctttctttcctgaTCTGTGCGGAAAGGAGCTTATTACCTTTGGGGACAGATGCCTTTTGGTTagaaagaattgaaaat aataaaacactctgGGAAAAG GCTCAAAGTCAGAAAATGAAATCCAAGACTTCTTTGGTGATGAGGAAACGAATACGGCTTTACCGAAACGCCCTGAAAGAGTCAA GTAGCAGCTCCGGACACCATGGCCCCCAGCTCGCTGCCGCCTCCAGCCCCTCGGTGTTCCCGGGCCTTCACGAGCAGcctccccaggcctcccctgGCGGCACTCTGAATGGACTCCTGCGTCTGGGGCTCCCCGGAGACATGTACGCGCGACCTGAACCTTTCCCGCCGGGACCTGTGGCCCGCAGCGACGCCCTGGCAGCCGCCGCCGCCCTGCACGGCTATGGGGGCATGAACCTGACCGTGAACCTCGCCGCGCCCCACGGCCCCGGCGCCTTCTTCCGCTACATGCGCCAGCCCATCAAACAGGAGCTGATCTGCAAGTGGCTGGCGGCCGACGGCCCGGTGCCCCCGCGCCTCTGCTCCAAAACTTTCAGCACGATGCACGAGCTGGTCACGCACGTCACCGTGGAGCACGTCGGCGGCCCGGAGCAGGCCAACCACGTCTGCTTCTGGGAGGAGTGTCCGCGCCAGGGCAAGCCCTTCAAAGCCAAGTACAAACTTGTAAATCACATCCGCGTgcacacgggcgagaagcccttCCCCTGTCCCTTCCCGGGGTGTGGGAAAGTCTTTGCTAGATCAGAAAATctcaaaatacacaaaagaactcaCACAG GGGAGAAGCCCTTCAGGTGCGAGTTCGACGGCTGCGAGCGGCGCTTCGCCAACAGCAGCGACCGCAAGAAGCACTCGCACGTGCACACGAGCGACAAGCCCTACGCGTGCAAAGTGCGCGGCTGCGACAAGTGCTACACGCACCCCAGCTCGCTGCGCAAGCACATGAAGGTGCACGGGcgctcgccgccgccgcccggctcCGGCTACGACTCGGCCGCGCCGTCTGCCCTCGTGTCGCCCTCGTCGGACTTCGGCCGCGAGCCCGCGGCGGCCTCCTcggcgacggcggcggcggcgcggggcgcCGACCTGAGCGAATG A